One genomic window of Monodelphis domestica isolate mMonDom1 chromosome 1, mMonDom1.pri, whole genome shotgun sequence includes the following:
- the LOC100028170 gene encoding olfactory receptor 4F6-like, which yields MDGSNESVVYEFVLLGLASSQEIQVLLFLFFSVFYVASMLGNLLIVLTVVSDARLHSPMYFLLANLSFIDTCVCSIATPKMISDLFRKRKVISWNGCITQMFFIHTVGGTEMVLLIVMAFDRFIAICKPLHYLTIMRLRRCILLLMASWIIGFIHSMLQLAFVVNLPFCGPNKVDSFYCDFPRFIKLACMDTYRLEFLVTANSGFISIGTFFILIISYIFILVTVRKHSSGGSSKALSTLSAHITVVIFFFGPCIIVYVWPFPTLPIDKFLAIFDALITPFMNPVIYTFRNKEMKVAMKKLFSNIISFKKKI from the coding sequence ATGGATGGATCAAATGAGTCTGTGGTGTATGAGTTTGTTTTGTTGGGACTCGCAAGTTCTCAGGAGATTCaagttcttctgtttctgttcttttcagTATTTTATGTGGCAAGCATGCTGGGAAACCTCCTCATTGTACTGACAGTCGTCTCAGATGCTCGATTACACTCACCCATGTACTTTCTGTTGGCTAACCTTTCTTTCATTGACACCTGTGTTTGCAGTATTGCAACCCCTAAGATGATTTCTGATCTTTTCAGGAAGCGCAAAGTCATCTCTTGGAATGGCTGCATTACTCAGATGTTCTTTATTCATACTGTTGGGGGTACTGAGATGGTGCTTCTCATAGTTATGGCCTTTGATCGATTCATTGCAATATGTAAACCTCTTCACTACCTGACCATTATGAGACTGAGAAGGTGCATTTTGCTTTTGATGGCATCTTGGATTATTGGCTTTATACATTCTATGCTGCAGTTGGCTTTCGTTGTAAATTTACCTTTTTGTGGTCCTAACAAAGTGGATAGTTTTTATTGTGATTTTCCTAGGTTCATCAAACTTGCCTGCATGGATACTTACAGACTGGAGTTCTTGGTCACTGCTAACAGTGGCTTCATCTCCATAGGCACTTTCTTCATTTTGATTATCTCCTACATCTTCATCTTGGTCACTGTTCGTAAACATTCTTCAGGTGGTTCATCCAAGGCCCTTTCTACCCTGTCAGCTCACATCACGGTTGTGATCTTTTTCTTTGGTCCATGCATCATTGTCTATGTATGGCCATTCCCCACATTACCAATAGATAAGTTTCTTGCCATCTTTGATGCACTTATAACCCCTTTTATGAATCCTGTCATCTATACATtcaggaataaagaaatgaaagtggcAATGAAGAAGCTGTTCAGTAATATCATaagtttcaagaaaaaaatttaa